A window of Apodemus sylvaticus chromosome 23, mApoSyl1.1, whole genome shotgun sequence genomic DNA:
cggggaagtgggaaggggtgggtgggacgaaaggggaagagaaaggggcttatgggtctttcggggagtggggggctagaaaaggggaaatcatttgaaatgtaaataaaaattatatcgaataaaaaaagaatttaaaatatgcaattaaAATTCGATAGTTTGACTCCTAAGCACCTTCCCCCTCCCATTTTTTTCAAGTTAGCtgattttctctttagaaaaagaTTCAGCTGTAGAAATCAAGACTGGGGATAGGATGTACAGAGTAACACTAGTAACACTAGTAACTTTTTTGTGCTTGTATCATAAACCTGCTGTGTAGCTGAAGGGGAAGGAGAACATGGGGTGAGTTTACCTTGCTCCTTGTATATGACTCATACACAATGATAAAACCCTGCTCACCTAGCGTGTTTGCATGCCCTCCCCTCCAGTGAGCAGAGCCATGCTACAGGGTGGCTTCTCGCTCTGCTGGAGGTTCTGTGTCTATCCTTGTGCCCCAGGCTACTTTCCTTCAAATGTGTTCCCTCTCGTCAGTGTTTAGATTTGGTGATCATTAGATAGTGTGACAGGCATAGTGGCTGTGCCCAGCACCAGGCTTGTTCTGTCTTTCTTTTGGTTGTGAGAAACAAGTGGCCTCTAGCTGAAGAGCCCAGTGTCAGTCAGTATGATTATGACCAGAGTAGCTGGTCTTGGCTTTTTCTCCTAGGAAAAGAGGCATGCCGTTTCACTTGACAAAAGGGCAAGAGTAGGCTTTGCCTGGTTGCTGCTGCAGTAGTCTTaatgttttaaactttttatgaCATAGTCCACAGTGATGTAAGTCCAAGAAACTGCTTAGCTTTCAAAGCTGCGGGCTCTGGTCTGGACTGTGACTGTCACATGTCAGCAGGTTAGGTTTGGAACATGATGCCTGCTTCTGTTGGAATGTCATTTAAGCTTTGGGTTCTTAAAAATTATCAGTGTGAATGTCataattatttgttttgtggGAAAATCTTCTAAATAAAAGTTATTGTGCAAAATATAGTATCATGGACACAAATAATAGTCTAAAATTTAGTTTAGAAATCCctaaatatataaactatattgCATATCCattaaaagtttgttttatttaattttatgtgaacATGTAGTGTTTAGAtaattcttttcccttctctactTAAACACCCTGTTACTTGAATATTGTTTTGACTGGTCAGCAGCAGTGATCAATTCTGTAATCGAGCTCTTTACCCAGAGGCCCCCTGCCTCAGTTGTGCTGGTCAGATAAGTGTTGATACAGAGAGGGTGCTGTGTCAGCAGGAGCAGGGGTTCACCTCACACCCACTGCCTCTTTGTTTGTCAAAACAACTTCCTAAAGAAGGTCTCAGATGGTTTTTTTAAGAGCTTCCCAATGGTGGTCACAAacctaaatccaaaaaacaaaagttgACAAAGCTTACTGTGGCGGACTCATGAAGCAGGGGTCCTGTTATACAGTTTTCCCAGCGCCACCTTTGAGTGAGCTCAGTGCCACTTTAAATTCAGCTCTGCTTCGTCTTTCTAACCATGAGATGTATTATTGGTATAATTGCACACCAAAAATAAGCCAAATAGTACATTACACTAACTGAGTCCCTGTTTTCATGTAAGCAAAGGAAAGACAAATCTCACATCTCTGTTCTGTTTGTACACCTTGTGACCCAGGATTCAAGTTTTTGGTATCAAGTAAACTTTGCCTCAGACTGACTAAAGGCAGTTTTAGGTCATCTGAGTCTAATGATCATGTGCATGCCCTTCCCGCCTCTCCCTGGGTTTTTGCAGCTTCTCCTCACTGTAGTAAAGAACAATTCAGTAGTGTTACAGTTCAGAAGGAAGGTCAGTAGAGTCTATGCATGTCATAAAATAATGAGTGTTTACTAAAATGAACATTTATACTGGAGTggatagcattccattgtgtagactTCAAACTTTGCTAAGTGCTTTTTAGAttgcttaaatttttttcaagattttaaaagatgtataagGTTACGTTTGCAAATATAAGAGAAATGCTGTATATCTTTTGATGTGATAAAAtctatgttaaaattttaaagaaaatatgttgtaATAATGCTGTTGTAAGTAATATTCCTATGTCTCCTTTACTTGTTTTCTAGTTCAGTACAATCATTGTGGTGAATGTCCATAGCATTATAATTGCTCAGCCATTGAATTATAACATTTGTTAATTGAGATTGAGAAATTTATTTGTGAAATTCTTCagaattcatttttctatttctaatatttgttgaagttaaataaaaatgttcaagccattgatataataaaatatgaaacaaaaccatttaaaagaaaaggacCTGCTCTGCTGCTAAGTGCTTTAGAGGAGTGCCAGTCATGAGTTACTAAGTCTCATCATGAATAACTTTCAAACTGGCATGAGTATGACTAGCAGGAATGTTATTTTTGCTGTCTGACAATGAGCAACCTGAGAGAAAAGAGAATACAGTGACTTATGGAGATATGCATGTGATCTCAAGAGGAGTGGGCTTTGCTGGATCCTTCTCAAAAGAAGCTCTACAAAGATGtcatgctggagacctacaggaaCCTCAAAGTTATAGGCTTTAATTGGGAAGGCCTAAATATTGAAGAACGTTGTCTAAGATCTAGAGGACACAGAAGGCATGAAAGAAGCCAGAGTACAGCAAAACCCTCTGAATATActaaatgtggtaaagcctttatttTACATGCTCACAGTCATGCTCAAAGGCATGAAAGGATTCATACAAAAAAGATACTACATAGAGTTATTCAGTATGTTGAAGCCTTTGTACCTTACACAACTCTCCAAGTACAGAAAAGAACACAAACTGGACAGAaacattatgaatgtaatcaatatgGCAAAGCTTTTGCAAATCACAGTCATCTTAAAAggcatgaaagaattcatactggagagaaaccctatgaatgtattcaatgtggtaaagcctttttcCAAAACTGTAGTTTCTAAATACATATAAGAatacatagtggagagaaaccctacaagtgtAATCGATGTGGTAACGCCTTTTCCCAACATAttaatctccaaatacataaaagaatacatactggagagaaagcctacaaatgtaatcaatgtaatAAAGCCTTTTCATGACATATTAATCTCCAAAGGAATGAAGAAACACATACTGGAGATAAACCCTTCAAATATAATCAATGTCATTCTTTGAAAAAGACATGTTCAACAGGGTggtagtgacacatgcctttaatctcagtatgtGGTAAGTGGACACAGGAGGCTATATGTAATTTTGGGGCTACCCTtgtctacagaactagttccagaAAAGCtgaggctacacaaagaaatcccttTTCATTAAACAAGAAAAGGGAGTTGGGGAAAGGTCATAGCACATAAAAATATGAGATGATTTCACAGTATTTAATCAACAGCACCCATTAAGCCTCTAGAATAATAAGTAATCACACCAAGGGGGAGTAGACAGAAAGTCATAATCTAATTGTAggattaaatcattaaaataaaaacaaagtgatTAATACAAAGAGTGTCAATTAAAGACAAAATATCAGCATGATCAAGAAGTATTCCAAATCAATGAAAAGTGGAGAGAAATTAAGAGGGAGTTTAATAATAGAAGCAGAGAAAAATCTAGATAATCATAAAGACTTACTTTAAAACCTTATTGTCCCCATAATATAAATCTGAAATATATGGGTATTTTCCTCAATACCTACCACTTCTAGAGTTAAAGAAAGTCAGAATAACAATTTACACAGAACTCTAACCAACAGTGAAATAGAAGAATTCACTAAAATTCTCCCAACTCGTTCCCCCAAAAAGTGAGACATAAATATTTTTACGACAGAATTCTTTGAGACAATTCAAGATATAATGCCATTAATCTGATATTATCCCaaacaagagaaacagaagaaatattgtTCAATTCAGATTATGAAGCTACACTTACCATAATTACTAAGCCCCACAATGAACTAACCAAGGAGGAGATTTATAGAATAATTTTTCTTATGAACCTTGGtacaaaaacacaataaaattattacaaaatgaatcaaaaaacaaatcaaagtatCAAATAATATTATCAGGTAGGCTTTATCACAAAAGGCAAAGCATGTTCCATATAAGAAAGtcaacacacacatgcgcacacacacgcgcacacacacgcgcacacacatgcacgcacacacacgcgtgtgtgtgtgtgtgtacatttatacatGGAGTAAGTAGGAGAGGTATTTTTGAGAATTGAAAGGATATAGGGATAGGGTAGCCTGTGAAGCCAGTTTGGAGACTACTTTGCTCTCTGATGGAAAAAAAGTTCTTCATCTCATATCTCTCTATATGCATATTTTAGCCTCAGAGGACAGAGGTTCTAGAGATGCACATGGTAAGTGTTGATGTTTCAACATTTCaacaaaatttagaaaagaaacaaaccctATCTGTCATATCTAAATGCTAGATATGACATACCACAACACACAGCAAGAATTGCCTATATTCATGTTGCCTTACCTGCATTCCATTTCTACAGAGATTTACCATATCACAATTATCAATAAACTCTACCACTGGCTGTGCAGGTTCTAAAATACTATCAAGAAGACATAACAAGgaaaattatatacaaatattttactCATTAAACATAAGTTCACCTCCCACTtaccatttgcttttttttttttttttttttttttttttttttttttaccatttgctTCTAAGATACTAATTGTAAGACTTCCTCACAACAACTACTGGAATGTAAAATTAGCAAAATCAATGTAGAAATCAAACATGAACTAGAAGAAAAAGGTCTAAACAAGGTATTGATCTGTGAGAATTGAGGGTCATATTTGAAGATCATGTTTTAGAACTCAAATAAATATTCAGCTTAGTTTCGTATTAATATCCATTGGGAATATGAGTGCTAGGTCTTATGAAGTTTTGAAATGTGCACACAGATCAAGCATTCTCTGAAACTtgatgaatatttaaaaagctaGAGAACTAGAGCAGGTCAATTAAACAAATTTATATCAACATGCTATATATTGGAAAAATAGAATTATAGCTATACAGTGTAATATTCTAAATGTATGTAAAACTAAGATAatgagtttaataaaaataaaaaatgtaaggaaaatgTGATTCTGTGATGATCTGGATACTTTTGGATACAGCAGGATTCAGGACATTTCTAGATTgtacataatttttaattttcaagacaATATTAGGGCAGATTTTGTTTAGATATTTTGTACCTGTCACTGCTATAGCATTGTCCATACTGCATTCTTGGTGGATATCAAATTCTCTAAATATGAGGCTGATTTATCCTCTCTGGGGATTTGTGACACAATAGCCAGTGTGTAACCATGACCTCAGATTTTGTGAGTCCTTCCTGAACCATTAATGTATGTCTCACGGTAGATCAACTAacaaaatacattgtttttatttaagatGTTCACATAAACATATTTTGAAGCAGTCCTGGGACCAAATTTTCACAAAGTGGAGTCTTTCCAGGGACCTTAATTTCCATAAACATGTGTGATGTCAGTCATCAAGCTACATCATCCTTATCTGTATTTATCACACAAATTTATCACATACACAGTGGACATCAGATGAAGCTCCTCAGGAGAGAGCATCAATGATTGCTCCAGGGGTGAGGAAACACATGcagaaaaggaaacaagaagGCAGGTGTAGCGTCTCCCCGGGACACAGTGATAATAGTACATGGGGATATATTGGTACTTGTTTGATTGGCTCATCTGTTTGGCACTTCACAATCAGTACTGCCCGACTCAGAACACGAAAAATATGTTCATCTTGATTTTATTCTTCTTGCTTCTGAACATTCCACTTCTTGTGGCTGATTTTATTTATCCCAGGTGCTTTTGGAGAATGAAGCAAAATGAAGACAAGGATAAAAACCTGAAAAGAGAATGTGTCTTCGTGATTCAGGAAGTACAACGGCATGTGGAGAGAGAGTATTTCAGTCATATTATGGATATACAGTAAGTGCTTTTGTGTTTTCCATGTAAAGTCATCATGAATGGTTCCCAAGACtactgaggatgaggaggaaagcAAATCTGAGTCTTTTTACTGTGTCTTCAGCCTgcaaaacaagaaagaactccaaatattATTAGAGACTTAATGCTATATTACCATTTTAAATTGACACAGTATTTTTTCCATCAGCCTCAAACTTACTAGGATAAAAACTTAGCAATAAAACAAATCTGGACCTTTATCTGCCACAAAAATTCCTCTCCTAGACAGTTTCCATTTCACTGTTGCCAATGGTATCTTATCAAAAGAATATCCATAAATTTTCTATGACGTTATGCTAGGTGTTTAGTCAAAGGGCCAGAGAGCCTGTGGATGGTCCTTCCACCACAGTGCAGTTTCGAGTGCATGTGCTGGGGCCATTAATATTAGAGACACACCTAGCAGTGCAGAGATTTTATAAAGACATTCAGTTAATTTCTTAAATTTCCTTCATGTAGTCCCCATTTATGTACTA
This region includes:
- the LOC127674083 gene encoding zinc finger protein 431-like, with the protein product MLETYRNLKVIGFNWEGLNIEERCLRSRGHRRHERSQSTAKPSEYTKCGKAFILHAHSHKRTQTGQKHYECNQYGKAFANHSHLKRHERIHTGEKPY